A region of Salvia splendens isolate huo1 chromosome 17, SspV2, whole genome shotgun sequence DNA encodes the following proteins:
- the LOC121775506 gene encoding uncharacterized protein LOC121775506 — protein MSITTSNIFSAKVVFTISTSVLSAAILLSATDIADYAPWIYNGVVSWLRPPYLYLVTNCIIITIVASSKLQSERDDGAREHPHIAQLLNLNAVQTAQQLPIEIDETKFPMSLAAEYEFEGVERGLESDELDSGGIGGVSEYSTPEIVNGAEDAMCNKENECVPVAKSMWSAAEIIDGANFVKPPASARFGHRRNLKASNEGGRTVLGVSKPKKQDTLENTWKTITEGRAIPISRHLKKSETWTERQQENTPPPTMRKAETFKERSPMNGGSGKPRKEASLSQDELHRRVEAFIKKFNEDMRLQRQESLNQYTEMIN, from the exons ATGTCTATAACAACAAGCAATATCTTCTCCGCAAAAGTCGTGTTTACGATATCCACTAGCGTTTTATCAGCTGCGATTTTGCTAAGCGCTACAGATATCGCTGATTACGCTCCTTGGATCTACAACGGCGTCGTTTCGTGGCTGCGGCCGCCGTATCTGTACCTCGTCACCAACTGCATCATCATAACCATCGTCGCCTCCTCTAAGCTCCAATCGGAGAGAGACGACGGCGCACGTGAGCATCCGCATATAGCGCAGCTGCTGAATCTGAACGCCGTACAGACTGCACAGCAGCTGCCTATCGAGATCGATGAAACCAAATTTCCGATGAGTCTGGCGGCGGAGTACGAATTCGAAGGCGTGGAGAGAGGATTGGAGTCTGATGAGCTCGATTCAGGCGGAATTGGAGGCGTGAGTGAATATTCGACGCCGGAGATTGTCAACGGCGCCGAGGATGCGATGTGTAATAAGGAGAACGAGTGCGTTCCGGTGGCGAAATCGATGTGGAGCGCTGCTGAGATTATTGATGGAGCGAATTTCGTGAAGCCGCCGGCTTCTGCGAGGTTCGGTCACCGGAGAAATTTGAAAGCGAGCAACGAAG GTGGGAGAACAGTGCTTGGAGTTTCGAAGCCGAAGAAGCAAGACACGTTGGAGAACACATGGAAGACAATAACAGAGGGGCGGGCGATCCCGATCTCAAGACATTTGAAGAAATCGGAGACATGGACGGAGCGCCAGCAGGAGAACACTCCTCCCCCGACGATGAGGAAAGCCGAGACCTTCAAGGAGCGGTCCCCCATGAACGGTGGATCGGGCAAGCCGAGGAAGGAGGCGTCGCTGAGCCAGGATGAGCTACACCGGCGGGTCGAGGCGTTCATCAAGAAGTTCAATGAGGATATGAGGCTGCAGCGGCAGGAGTCTCTTAATCAGTATACTGAAATGATTAATTGA
- the LOC121773535 gene encoding uncharacterized protein LOC121773535: MGPSEGRRFSAAKLINAGKFAVESALSQVGLQLYDIVKGQPKKKLVMVEEINDRRQQSIAPAFRNEDEDDEERLKRLFDEPLEEKASPEPSKTQDKRKVFIRSRL; this comes from the exons ATGGGACCATCGGAGGGCCGCCGATTCTCCGCCGCGAAACTAATAAACGCCGGCAAATTCGCCGTTGAATCCGCCTTAAGCCAAG TGGGTTTGCAACTATATGATATTGTGAAGGGACAACCGAAGAAGAAGCTTGTGATGGTGGAAGAGATAAATGACCGGCGTCAGCAAAGTATAGCTCCGGCATTTAGaaatgaggatgaggatgacgAAGAGCGTCTTAAACGCTTATTTGACGAGCCTCTGGAGGAGAAGGCTTCTCCAGAGCCGTCTAAGACACAAGATAAGAGGAAAGTTTTTATTCGTTCCCGTCTATAG
- the LOC121773754 gene encoding transmembrane protein 184C-like: protein MDRGKFTLMGSTVCVMLSLHFSIQLVSQHYLAWKKPKEQKAIVIIVLMAPLYAIDSYVGLLDIKGSETFFTFLDSVKECYEALVMAKFLSLMYTYLNISISKNIVPDEIKGREIHHSFPMTLFQPHTVRLDHKNLKLLKDWTLQFVVIRPVCSVLMITFQLLDMYPSWLSWTFTIILNVSVSLALYSLVVFYHVFAKELAPHKPLAKFLCVKGIVFFCFWQGIMLDILVAVGIIKSNHFWLDVEHLQEALQNVLVIVEMVFFSLLMQYAYSAEPYRTGSVSVKTEEKKKE, encoded by the exons ATGGATCGAGGGAAGTTTACACTGATGGGATCGACCGTGTGTGTCATGCTCAGTTTGCACTTCTCGATACAGCTAGTGTCCCAACACTACCTCGCATGGAAGAAGCCCAAGGAACAAAAGGCGATCGTCATAATCGTCCTCATGGCTCCGTTATATGCTATTGACTCTTATGTTGGCCTGTTGGACATCAAAGGAAGtgagacattcttcactttcttGGATTCTGTCAAAGAATGTTATGAGGCTCTG GTCATGGCTAAGTTTTTGAGTTTGATGTACACCTACTTGAACATATCCATCAGCAAAAACATAGTGCCGGATGAAATCAAAGGACGAGAAATTCATCACTCGTTCCCAATGACTCTTTTCCAG CCTCATACTGTTCGTTTGGACCACAAAAACCTTAAACTTCTCAAGGACTGGACATTGCAATTCGTTGTGATCCGACCTGTTTGTTCTGTTTTGATGATAACGTTTCAGCTTCTCGATATGTATCCTAGCTGGCTGAGCTGGACATTCACCATCATCTTGAATGTGTCTGTTTCCCTGGCCCTGTACTCTCTTGTTGTGTTTTACCACGTTTTCGCAAAGGAGTTGGCACCTCACAAACCTCTTGCAAAATTCTTGTGTGTCAAAGGCATTGTCTTCTTCTGTTTCTGGCAG GGAATCATGCTTGATATTCTCGTAGCAGTTGGGATAATAAAATCTAACCACTTCTGGCTGGACGTCGAGCATCTTCAGGAAGCTCTTCAGAACGTCTTGGTGATTGTGGAGATGGTTTTCTTCTCCCTCCTCATGCAATACGCATATAGCGCTGAACCCTACCGCACCGGGTCTGTTTCGGTCAAGActgaagagaagaagaaagaataa